A stretch of DNA from Streptomyces xanthii:
GTCGCTGGAAGAGGGCGTCTACGCCCAGTTCCCCGGCCCGCACTACGAGACCCCGGCCGAGGTCCGCATGGCCGGCATCCTCGGCGCCGACCTCGTCGGCATGTCCACCGTCCTCGAGGCCATCGCGGCCCGTGAAGCGGGCGCGGAGGTGCTCGGCATCTCCCTGGTGACGAACCTGGCGGCGGGCCTGTCGGGCGAGCCGCTCAACCACGAAGAGGTCCTCCAGGCCGGCCGTGACTCGGCAGCGCGCATGGGCGAGCTCCTCACCCAGGTCCTCGCCAAGATCTGACCCCCGCTGTACGTCCTGTACGTGCCTTCCCTGTAGCCCCGTACGTCTTGTTGCCTTAAGGAATGCGAACCGTGACCGATCTCAGCAGCGAACTGCTCGACCGGGCGAAGACCTGGCTGGCGGAGGACCCGGACCCCGAGACGCGCGACGAGCTCGCGAAGCTGATCGAGGCCCGGGACGCGGCGGCGCTCGGCGAGCGCTTCGCCGGCACGCTGCAGTTCGGCACGGCGGGGCTGCGCGGTGAGCTGGGCGCGGGCCCGATGCGGATGAACCGCGCGGTGGTCATCCGCGCGGCCGCGGGCCTCGCCGCGTACCTGAAGGCCAAGGGGCAGACCGACGGCGTGGTCGTGATCGGCTACGACGCGCGCCACAAGTCGGCGGACTTCGCCCGGGACACGGCCGCCGTGATGGTGGGCGCCGGGCTGCGGGCCGCGGTCCTCCCCCGCCCGCTGCCGACGCCCGTCCTCGCCTTCGCCATACGGCACCTGGGCGCGGTCGCGGGCGTCGAGGTCACCGCCTCGCACAACCCCCCGCGGGACAACGGCTACAAGGTGTACCTCGGCGACGGCTCCCAGATCGTCCCGCCCGCCGACGCGGAGATCGCCGCCGAGATCGACGCGGTGGCGTCCCTGCACGACGTGCCGCGCCCCGAGTCCGGCTGGGAGACCCTCGGCGACGAGGTCCTGGACGCGTACCTCGCCCGTACGGACGCGGTGCTCGCCCCGGGTTCGGCGCGCACGGCCCGCACCGTCTACACGGCGATGCACGGCGTCGGCAAGGACACGCTGCTGGCCGCCTTCGCCCGCGCGGGCTTCCCGGAGCCCGTGCTGGTCGCCGAGCAGGCCGAGCCCGACCCGGACTTCCCGACCGTCGCGTTCCCGAACCCGGAGGAGCCGGGCGCGATGGACCTGTCCTTCGCGACGGCCGCCCGGACCCCGGACTGCGACCTGATCATCGCCAACGACCCGGACGCGGACCGCTGCGCGGTCGCCGTGCGCGACGGCGCCGGCCGGCGGATGCTGCGCGGCGACGAGGTGGGCGCGCTGCTCGCGGCGCACCTGGTGGCGCGCGGCGCGACCGGTGTCTTCGCGGAGTCGATCGTCTCCTCGTCCCTCCTCGGCCGGATCGCCGGGGCGGCGGGGCTCCCGTACGAGGAGACCCTGACGGGCTTCAAGTGGATCGCCCGCGTCGACGGCCTGCGCTACGGCTACGAGGAGGCGCTCGGCTACTGCGTCGACCCGGAGGGCGTGCGCGACAAGGACGGCATCACGGCCGCGCTGCTCGTCACCGAGCTGGCGAGCGAGCTGAAGGAGCAGGGCCGCACGCTCCTGGACGCCCTCGACGACCTGGCGCTGGCCCACGGCCTGCACGCCACGGACCAGCTGAGCGTCCGCGTCGAGGACCTCTCCGTCATCGCCGACGCGATGCGCCGCCTGCGCGAGCAGCCTCCGGCGGAGCTGGCGGGCCTCGCGGTGACCTCGGCCGAGGACCTGTCGGCCGGGGCGGGGGGCCTGCCGCCCACGGACGGCCTGCGCTACGCGCTGTCCGGCGCCCGTGTCATCGTCCGCCCCTCCGGCACCGAGCCCAAGCTGAAGTGCTACCTGGAGGTCGTGGTCCCGGTCCCGGACCGCTCGGCACTCCCCGCGGCCCGCGAGGAGGCGGCCCGCCGCCTCGACGCCCTGAAGCGCGACCTGGCGACGGCCGCGGGCATCTGACGACCGCAGCATCACGCGGCAGGGCGGCGCCCCGTGGGGCGCCGCCCTGCCGCGTTTTCCCCCCCCAGCCGCGGGCGCCGCTGCGGTGGGGATCGGCGGGCCACCCGGACGGGTGAAATCGGGGGGCAGTTGACGGAACGCGGGGCGACGCGGGGCGAGGGCGGTGGGAAGGCTGCCCCCGCCCCGTCCGCGTATCCAGGAGCCGCCTCCGTGACCGAGACCGCCACCCAGGCCCCCCGCCTGCTGCCCCCGCCCCGCCGTGGCCGGCCGGTTCCGGGGTCCGTGATCGGCGGATTGCGGGGACGCGCGGTGCGTGCCCTGCGCCGGGCCGCGCCGGCGCTCGCCGTGTATACGGCCGTCCGCGTGTGCGTCCTGATCGCCGTCGGCGTGTGGGCGCACCGGCGGGGCGAGGGCGTCTGGTCGCTGCTCGCGTCGGACTGGGACTCCAACTGGTACGTGGGCATCGCCGACCACGGTTACGCCGACGCCCTCGGGACCGCCGTCAACGCGAACAACCTGGCGTTCTTCCCGCTCTACCCCGTCCTGATCAAGGTCGTCGCCGCCGTCACCCCGGGCTCGCGCGCCACCGTCGGGCTGGCGCTCGCCGTCGTCTCCTCGTTCGTGGCCGCGTGGGGGATCTTCGCGGTCGGGCACCGGCTGTACGGGCGCCGGGTCGGCGTGCTGCTGGTGTTCCTGTGGGCCTGTCTGCCGGTGGGCCTGGTCCAGTGGATGGGTTACACCGAGTCGCTGTTCACGGCCGCCGTGGCCTGGTCGCTGTACGCGCTGCTCACCGGCCGCTGGATCTGGGCGGGCGTCCTGTGCTCGCTGGCCGGTCTGACCCGGCCCACCGGGGTCGCGCTGGCCGCCGCGATCGGTCTGTGCGGCCTGCTGGCGCTGCGCCGGGGCTTCCTGTGGCGGGTGGCCTGCGGGACGCTCCTGGCGCCGCTGGGCTGGCTCGGGTACGTCGGCTGGGTGGGGCTGCGGGTGGGCCGCTGGGACGGCTACTTCGCCGTGCAGAAACTGTGGTTCAACCAGGTGGACGGCGGCGCCGAGACGCTGCGCCGGGTCCACGAGATCCTCGCCGTGGAGCCCCGGCCCGACCTGTTCCTCGTCATGGTGACGCTGACCCTGTTCGCGGCGGTCGTGCTGTACGGGGCGTGCGTCACCCACCGGCAGCCGCTCCCCCTGCTGCTGTTCACCGGCGCGCTGCTCGCGATCGTGCTCGGCAGCGGCGGCGTCTACTTCCCGCGGGCCCGCTTCCTCGTCCCGGCGTTCCCGCTGCTCCTGCCCCTCGCGCTGGCGCTCGCGCGGGCCTCGCGGCGGGTGCTCGTGTACTGCGTGAGCGGGGCGGTGCTGGTGGCGGCGTACGGCAGCGGGTACATGGTGCTGGTCTGGGGCGGCGCGCCCTGACCGTCAGGCCCCATCGGCCCAGGGTGTCTCAGCCGATCGCCGAGAGCACGGCCAGGAGGACGGCGCCGGCGGCGGCCGGGGCGAGGATCTCCCAGGCCCAGCGGACCGTGGCCACGCCCTGCGCGCCGGGCTCGCCCGCGCGGGTCTCCTGGAGCTCGCGCAGGTCGTCCATGGCCTGGTCGGCGGCGGCCCGCGTCGGACGCTCCTTGGCGCCCCGGCCGCCGGACAGCAGCGAGCCCCGGCCCGGGTCGTCCATGGCGGCGGCCCGGCTCAGATTGCGCTGGGCCTTCTTGCGGGCGCGCAACGAGACGGGGATGGACCAGAGCTGGTACTTGGCCCCGTCCTGGTCGAGGACCTCGTTGGAGTAACCGGACCGGAACGTCGCGACCGCCGCCCAGGGCAGCGTGATCACACGGAACGGGTTGCGGATGCGGAGCCGGTCCTCGCCCGCGAACACCGCCGGGCGCAAGGTGAACGCCACGACGACCGGCACGGCGAGGAGGAGGCCCGCGAGGGCCAGCCACGGGGTGCGGCCGTCGCCCTGGACCACGGCGTCGATTCCGAGCCAGGCGCACAGGGCGAGCAGCACGATGCCGCCCGCGATACCGGCGGACGATCGGTAGACGCGGTCCTTGAGGGGGGCTGGGCTGGTCTCCATGGCCCTGATTCTGCCTGACGCTGCGCTGGGCTGAACCGTATGGGCGCCGTAGCTCCGCTACTTCGTCCCCGGGCGCGCCCCGGTGGGGGCTGGTCGCGCAGTTCCCCGCGCCCCTGGAAGGCATGCGGCTTCGCCGCGCCTTCCCCAGATGAAAGGCGCCCCGCACCTTGATCGGGGAAATGCGACCCGAAGGGTCTGCATTTCAGGGGCGCGGGGAACTGCGCGAGAAGCCCCACGGGCCCGCAGCCGCGCACGAGACACGAACCCGGCAGACGAAAAGGCGCCCCCCGGCCGACCACTTGTCCCGCCGCTACGCGCGTAGATATGCTCCCCTCGTGACCATGCCCACTGCACCCGCCAAAGAACACGCACTGGCCGACGCCACCGCGTCCGAGAGCACCCTGCGCCGCTTCCTGCAGGGCCTGCCCGGCGTGGACGCGGTGGGCCTGGAGGCCCGGGCCGCCGCGCTCGGCACGCGTTCCATCAAGACGACGGCCAAGGCGTACGCCATCGACCTGGCCATCTCGATGATCGACCTGACGACCCTGGAAGGCGCCGACACCCCGGGCAAGGTCCGGGCCCTCGGCGCGAAGGCCGTCAACCCGGACCCGACCGACCGCACGACCCCCCGCACCGCGGCCGTCTGCGTCTACCCCGACATGGTGGAGACCGCGAAGGCCGCCGTCGCGGGCACGGACGTGAAGGTCGCCTCGGTCGCGACCGCGTTCCCGGCCGGCCGCGCCGCCCTGGAGGTGAAGCTCGGGGACGTCCGCGAGGCCGTCGCCGCCGGGGCCGACGAGATCGACATGGTCATCGACCGCGGCGCCTTCCTCGCGGGTCACTACATGAAGGTCTACGAGGAGATCCGCGCCGTGAAGGAGGCCTCGGGCAGCGCCCGGCTCAAGGTCATCTTCGAGACCGGCGAGCTGTCCACGTACGACAACATCCGGCGCGCGAGCTGGATCGGCATGCTGGCCGGCGCCGACTTCATCAAGACCTCGACCGGCAAGGTGGGGGTCAACGCGACGCCCGCGAACACGCTGCTGATGCTGGAGGCGGTCCGCGACTTCCGCGCCGCGACCGGCGTGCAGATCGGCGTGAAGCCCGCCGGCGGCATCCGCACCTCGAAGGACGCGGTCAAGTTCCTCGTGCTCGTCAACGAGACGGCGGGCGCGGACTGGCTCGATAACCACTGGTTCCGGTTCGGCGCCTCCAGCCTCCTGAACGATCTGCTGATGCAGCGCCAGAAGCTGGCCACCGGCCGCTACTCCGGTCCCGACTACGTGACGGTGGACTGATCACCATGGCATCTCTGTTCGAGTACGCGCCCGCGCCCGAGTCCCGCTCGGTCGTCGACATCGCCCCGTCCTACGGGCTGTTCATCGACGGCGAGTTCGCCGAGGCCGCCGACGGCAAGGTCTTCAAGACCGTCTCCCCCGCCACCGAGGAGGTCCTCTCCGAGGTCGCGCAGGCCGGCGAGGCGGACGTGGAGCGCGCCGTGAAGGCGGCCCGCAAGGCCTTCGAGAAGTGGTCGGCGCTGCCGGGCGCCGAGCGCGGCAAGTACCTGTTCCGCATCGCCCGCATCATCCAGGAGCGCAGCCGCGAGCTGGCCGTCCTGGAGACGCTGGACAACGGCAAGCCGATCAAGGAGACCCGCGACGCGGACCTCCCGCTGGTCGCCGCGCACTTCTTCTACTACGCGGGCTGGGCCGACAAGCTCGACCACGCCGGGTTCGGCCCCGCGCCGAAGCCGCTGGGCGTCGCCGGCCAGGTCATCCCGTGGAACTTCCCGCTGCTGATGCTGGCCTGGAAGATCGCCCCGGCGCTCGCCACGGGCAACACGGTGGTCCTCAAGCCCGCCGAGACGACCCCGCTGTCCGCCCTCTTCTTCGCGGACATCTGCCGCCAGGCGGGCCTGCCCAAGGGCGTCGTCAACATCCTTCCGGGGTACGGCGACGCGGGCGCCGCGCTCGTCGCGCACCCGGACGTGAACAAGGTGGCCTTCACCGGCTCCACCGCCGTCGGCAAGCAGATCGCCCGTACGGTCGCCGGCACCGACAAGAAGCTCACGCTGGAACTCGGCGGCAAGGGCGCGAACATCGTCTTCGACGACGCCCCGATCGACCAGGCCGTCGAGGGCATCGTCACCGGCATCTTCTTCAACCAGGGCCAGGTCTGCTGCGCGGGCTCGCGCCTCCTGGTCCAGGAGTCGGTCCAGGACGAGCTGCTCGACCGCCTCAAGACCCGTCTGTCGACACTGCGCCTCGGCGACCCGCTCGACAAGAACACGGACATCGGCGCGATCAACTCGGCCGAGCAGCTGGCCCGGATCACGGCGCTCGCCGAGACGGGCGAGGCGGAGGGCGCCGAGCGCTGGTCCGCCCCGTGCGAACTGCCGTCGTCCGGCTACTGGTTCGCCCCGACGCTCTTCACGAACGTCACGCAGGCGCACACCGTCGCCCGCGACGAGATCTTCGGCCCGGTCCTGTCCGTGCTGACCTTCCGCACCCCGGAAGAGGCCGTCGCGAAGGCCAACAACACCCAGTACGGGCTCTCGGCCGGCATCTGGACCGAGAAGGGCTCCCGCATCCTCGCCGTGGCGAACAAGCTGCGCGCCGGGGTCGTCTGGGCCAACACGTTCAACAAGTTCGACCCGACCTCGCCGTTCGGCGGCTACAAGGAGTCGGGCTTCGGCCGCGAGGGCGGCCGTCACGGTCTGGAGGCCTACCTCGATGTCTGATGCGGCACGTCTGAGCGTCTTCAAGACCTACAAGCTGTACGTGGGCGGGAAGTTCCCGCGTTCCGAGAGCGGCCGGGTGTACGAGGTGACGGACTCCAAGGGCAAGTGGCTGGCGAACGCGCCGCTCTCCTCCCGCAAGG
This window harbors:
- a CDS encoding aldehyde dehydrogenase family protein, whose product is MASLFEYAPAPESRSVVDIAPSYGLFIDGEFAEAADGKVFKTVSPATEEVLSEVAQAGEADVERAVKAARKAFEKWSALPGAERGKYLFRIARIIQERSRELAVLETLDNGKPIKETRDADLPLVAAHFFYYAGWADKLDHAGFGPAPKPLGVAGQVIPWNFPLLMLAWKIAPALATGNTVVLKPAETTPLSALFFADICRQAGLPKGVVNILPGYGDAGAALVAHPDVNKVAFTGSTAVGKQIARTVAGTDKKLTLELGGKGANIVFDDAPIDQAVEGIVTGIFFNQGQVCCAGSRLLVQESVQDELLDRLKTRLSTLRLGDPLDKNTDIGAINSAEQLARITALAETGEAEGAERWSAPCELPSSGYWFAPTLFTNVTQAHTVARDEIFGPVLSVLTFRTPEEAVAKANNTQYGLSAGIWTEKGSRILAVANKLRAGVVWANTFNKFDPTSPFGGYKESGFGREGGRHGLEAYLDV
- a CDS encoding glycosyltransferase family 39 protein, which codes for MTETATQAPRLLPPPRRGRPVPGSVIGGLRGRAVRALRRAAPALAVYTAVRVCVLIAVGVWAHRRGEGVWSLLASDWDSNWYVGIADHGYADALGTAVNANNLAFFPLYPVLIKVVAAVTPGSRATVGLALAVVSSFVAAWGIFAVGHRLYGRRVGVLLVFLWACLPVGLVQWMGYTESLFTAAVAWSLYALLTGRWIWAGVLCSLAGLTRPTGVALAAAIGLCGLLALRRGFLWRVACGTLLAPLGWLGYVGWVGLRVGRWDGYFAVQKLWFNQVDGGAETLRRVHEILAVEPRPDLFLVMVTLTLFAAVVLYGACVTHRQPLPLLLFTGALLAIVLGSGGVYFPRARFLVPAFPLLLPLALALARASRRVLVYCVSGAVLVAAYGSGYMVLVWGGAP
- the deoC gene encoding deoxyribose-phosphate aldolase codes for the protein MPTAPAKEHALADATASESTLRRFLQGLPGVDAVGLEARAAALGTRSIKTTAKAYAIDLAISMIDLTTLEGADTPGKVRALGAKAVNPDPTDRTTPRTAAVCVYPDMVETAKAAVAGTDVKVASVATAFPAGRAALEVKLGDVREAVAAGADEIDMVIDRGAFLAGHYMKVYEEIRAVKEASGSARLKVIFETGELSTYDNIRRASWIGMLAGADFIKTSTGKVGVNATPANTLLMLEAVRDFRAATGVQIGVKPAGGIRTSKDAVKFLVLVNETAGADWLDNHWFRFGASSLLNDLLMQRQKLATGRYSGPDYVTVD
- a CDS encoding phospho-sugar mutase, translated to MRTVTDLSSELLDRAKTWLAEDPDPETRDELAKLIEARDAAALGERFAGTLQFGTAGLRGELGAGPMRMNRAVVIRAAAGLAAYLKAKGQTDGVVVIGYDARHKSADFARDTAAVMVGAGLRAAVLPRPLPTPVLAFAIRHLGAVAGVEVTASHNPPRDNGYKVYLGDGSQIVPPADAEIAAEIDAVASLHDVPRPESGWETLGDEVLDAYLARTDAVLAPGSARTARTVYTAMHGVGKDTLLAAFARAGFPEPVLVAEQAEPDPDFPTVAFPNPEEPGAMDLSFATAARTPDCDLIIANDPDADRCAVAVRDGAGRRMLRGDEVGALLAAHLVARGATGVFAESIVSSSLLGRIAGAAGLPYEETLTGFKWIARVDGLRYGYEEALGYCVDPEGVRDKDGITAALLVTELASELKEQGRTLLDALDDLALAHGLHATDQLSVRVEDLSVIADAMRRLREQPPAELAGLAVTSAEDLSAGAGGLPPTDGLRYALSGARVIVRPSGTEPKLKCYLEVVVPVPDRSALPAAREEAARRLDALKRDLATAAGI
- a CDS encoding PH domain-containing protein: METSPAPLKDRVYRSSAGIAGGIVLLALCAWLGIDAVVQGDGRTPWLALAGLLLAVPVVVAFTLRPAVFAGEDRLRIRNPFRVITLPWAAVATFRSGYSNEVLDQDGAKYQLWSIPVSLRARKKAQRNLSRAAAMDDPGRGSLLSGGRGAKERPTRAAADQAMDDLRELQETRAGEPGAQGVATVRWAWEILAPAAAGAVLLAVLSAIG